The Sphingomonas sp. G-3-2-10 DNA window GCGCGCAGGGGACCAGCTTCACGCTGTCGGCCAACAACATCTTCAACGTCGAGGCGCGCCGCCATTCGAGCGTGCTGAAGGACTATGCCCCGCTGATGGGCCGCGACATCCGCGTCACCGCGCGGCTGACGCTTTAACACTCCTTCTCCCATTGGGAGAAGGAAGGGGCCCGCTCGCGAAGCGAGTGGGAAGGATGAGGGTGACGTGCGTCACGTCACCCAACTCACCCTCAACCTTCCGCCGGCCAAAGCCCGCTTCCTCCCTTTCCCAATGGGAGAGGGATTAGCGCTCCGCCAGCTTGCGTTCCCACGCCAGCGCATCCTTCACGATGCCGTCGAGGTCGTCATGCTTCGGCCGCCACGGCAGCGCGGCGAGGATGCGGCTATTGTCGGCGACCAGCGCGTCGGGATCGCCGGCGCGGCGGCCCTCGAGGCGGCGGTCGATCTGCAAATTTGTCACGCGATCCACGGCGTCGAGCACCTGCAGCACCGAGAAGCCCCGGCCATAGCCGGCGTTCATCGTGTGGCTGGTGGCCGGATCGGCGATCAGCAGGTCGAGCGCGTTGACATGCGCGGCGGCCAGATCGGTGACATGGATATAGTCACGTACGCCGGTGCCATCGGGCGTGTCGAAATCGGTGCCGAACACGCCGACATGGCTGCGCTTGCCGATGGCGGCTTCCACCGCGACCTTGATCAGATGCGTCGCGCCCGCGGTCGACTGGCCGGAGCGGCCCTGCGGATCGGCGCCCGCGACGTTGAAGTAGCGCAGCGCGCAATAGTTGATCGGGTGCGCCGCCGCGACGTCCTTCAGCATGAACTCGGTCATCAGCTTCGACATGCCGTAGGGATTGATCGGCACGCGCGGCGAATCTTCCTGCACCGGCACGACTTCGGGAATGCCATAGGTCGCGGCCGTGGAGGAGAAGATGAAATGCTTCACCCCGCACGCCACCGCGCTCTCGATCAGCGCGCGGCTGGCGACGGTGTTGTTCCGGTAATATTTCAGCGGGTTCTCGACCGATTCGGGCACCACCACCGATCCGGCGAAGTGCATCACCGCGACGACATCATGATCGCGCATCGCCGCGCGCACCTTGTCGTCGTCCTCGATGTTCGCGACCACCAGCGACGCGCGCTTGTCGACGGCCCAGTCGAACCCGGTGACGAGATTGTCGACCACCACGACCTTCCAGCCCGCATCGAGCAGCGCCAGCACCGCATGGCTGCCGATATAGCCCGCGCCACCCGTGACCAGCACCGAACCTTCGCGCATCGCCGACTCCCTCACCCTTTGTTCCTGACCGGCTCAACCCTATCTAGGCGGCATAAGCAAGGAGTCGGGAATGACGATCGAAACCGCAACGCTGGCAGGCGGATGTTTCTGGTGCACCGAAGCAGTGTTCAACGACGTGATCGGCGTCGAGAAGGTGGAAAGCGGCTATGTCGGCGGCCATGTCGACAGCCCGACCTACAAGCAGGTCTGCGGCGGCGACACCGGCCATGCCGAAGCAATCCGGATCAGCTTCGACACCGATCTGCTCAGCTATGGCGACCTGCTCGACATGTTCCTGGGCACCCACGATCCGACCCAGCTCAACCGGCAGGGCAACGATGTCGGCACCCAGTATCGCTCGGCGATCTTCCCCCATTCGCCCGAGCAGGAAACCGAGGCGAAGGCCGCGATCCAGCGCGCCCAGCCCGACTGGCCCGCGCCGATCGTCACCACCATCGAGCCGCTGGGCACCTGGTGGCCGGCCGAGGATTATCACCAGCAATATTGGGAAGGCGAAGGCCAACGGAACCCCTATTGCCTCGCCGTAATCCCGCCCAAGCTCAAGAAGCTCCGCAAGAGCTTCGCTGCGCGCAGCAAGGCAGCGGCGGAGGGGTAATGCGTTCTCGATGCGTCTGACGGCGCATAGCGGCACCGGCCCGCTCCCCCAGCGGGCCACCCAACGGAAGTATATTCTATGGGTGGCCGGGTGAGGGAGCGGGCCGGTACCGCTTCAAAGCGCGCTCTTCCGCGCGTTTTGACAGATCAGTCCTCTTTCCCCGGCAGCGCCGCGCCTTCGACCGGCGGGCGCACCGTCGCGTCGGCGCCGAGCGCGCGGTAAACGACCCCGCCGATCAGCGCGCCGACGATCGGCGCGACCCAGAACCAGACCAGCTGCTCCAGCGCGATCCCCCCTTCGAGCAGGGCCGGGCCGGTGCTGCGCGCGGGGTTCACCGACGTGTTGGTGACGGGGATCGAAATCAGGTGGATCAGCGTGAGGCACAGCCCGATCGCGATCGGCGCGAAGCCCGCGGGCGCGCGGCTGTCGGTCGATCCCATGATGACCAGCACGAAGATGAAGGTCAGCACGACTTCGATCGTCATTGCGGCTTCGAAGGTGTAGCCGCCCGGCGAATGATCGCCGAAGCCGTTTGACGCCAGCCCACCCGCATAATCAGGCGCGCCGCTGGCGACATACCACAGAAGCCCGGCCGCGAGCACCGCGCCCAAGACCTGCGCGATCACATAGAGCGGGATGTCCTTCGCCGGAAAGCGCCCGCCCGCCCATAGCCCGATGGTCACGGCGGGGTTGAGATGGCAGCCCGAAATATGCCCGATCGAATAGGCCATTGTGAGGACGGTGAGACCGAAGGCAAGGCTGACGCCCGCGAACCCGATCCCCACATCCTGAAGACCGGCCGCCAGCACCGCGCTGCCGCAGCCGCCGAAAACGAGCCAGAAGGTGCCGATCAGTTCGGCAAGTCCGCGCTGCACATTGGTCATGTCCGCCCTCCGTTGCGCCGCACGGGTCCCGCATGCGGACAAATGAAGGCACGAGACTGCGCCCTCGTTTCGTGGGTGTAAAGATCGCCCGCTCAGCGCGGATGGGCGGCGCGGCGCAGGCGGTCGTTGATGGCGATGCCGATGCCGGTTTCGGGGACCGGCGCAATCGCGATGGTGGCGGCAGCCGTCGCGTCCGCGCGGTGCAGCGCGTCGAACAGGTTCGCGGCGGCTTCGGTCAGGTCGCCACTCGCCGAAAGGCTTTCATCGCCCGCGACCGCGCCGAAGCCGATCAGCCATTCGCCGTCTTCCGCTCCAGCCGCATTCAACCGGACCGGCTTGGACGGGGCGTAATGGCTGTCGAGCTGCCCCGGCGCAACCACCGTCCCGTGCTCCGGCGAAGGCCGGAGCGTTGCGGGACCAGGCGATTCGATCGAGCCTTCAGGGCTCCGGCCTTCGCCGGAGAACAGGTCTTCCGCAGTCAGCGGACCCGGCCGCAGGATTTCCGTCCCGCGCACGATGGTCGATTCCAGCCCCGCCTCGGTCGCGCCGTCATCAATCACAAGCGGGATTCTTTCCCTCAGGCTGGCCGCGACGTGCGCCGCGCGGGTGGGACTGATCCCGCCGCTGACATTGGCCGAAGGCGCGGCGAGCGGCTTGCCGGTCACCGCCAGCAGCGCCTGCATCGCCCGGTGGCGCGGCACGCGGATCGCGATCGTATCCAGCCCCGCCGTCACCAGCGACGCGATCCCCGCCTCGGGCCGTACCGGCAGCACCAGCGTCAGCGGCCCCGGCCAGAAACGCGCCGCCAGATCGCGCGCGATATCGTCGAACACGGCGATCCGCTGGGCGGCGGCCAGATCGGACACATGCACGATCAGCGGATTGAACGAAGGGCGCCCCTTGGCTTCGTATATCCCGGCGACGGCGCGCGAATCGGTCGCGTCTGCGGCGAGCCCATAGACCGTCTCGGTCGGTACCGCGACGCATCCGCCGGCGCGAATCACGCGCGCGGCCTCGGCGATCGCGGCCTCGCCGTACGGTAAGACAAGGGGATTTGTCGTCGTCACCAAAGCGGCGCTATAGCGCCCGCGATAAAGCGACAAGAGAGGACGCATGACCTTCACGCCCGCAACTGCCGAACAGCGCTTCGTTCTCGATCATATCGTGCGGCTGCACGAACTGTCCGAGGAAGCGACGCCCGATCTGGTCGATGCGGTGCTCGAGGGTGTGGGCCAGTTCGCCGCGGGCGAATGGTCGCCGCTGGAACGGACCGGCGACACGGTTGGCGCGAAGTGGACCGAGACGGGCGTTGTGATGCCGGCAGGCTTCGTCGAGGCCTACAAGGCCTATGTCGAAGGCGGCTGGGGCACGATCGGATCGCCGGTCGCCTATGGCGGCCAGGGCCTGCCGGTCAGCCTCGCCACCGCAGTGATCGAGACGCTCGGCACGTCGAATATCGGCTTTGCGCTCGCCCCGATGCTGACCGTCGGCGCGATCGAATCGCTGGTGCATCACGGCAGCCAGGCGCAGCAGGACGCGTATCTGCCCAAGCTCGCCACCGGCGAATGGACCGGCACGATGAACCTGACCGAGCCGCAGGCAGGGTCCGATGTCGGCGCGCTGCGCTCGACCGCCACCCCGCGCGGCGATGGCACCTTCCTGATCAAGGGCACCAAGATCTTCATCTCGTTCGGCGATCACGACATGGCCGACAATATCGTCCATCTCGTCCTCGCCCGCACGCCCGGCGCGCCTGCGGGCACCAAGGGCATCTCGCTGTTTCTCGTGCCCAAATACCGCCTCAACGCCGACGGCACGCCGGGCGAGTTCAACGATGTCCGCACCGTCTCGATCGAACACAAGATGGGCATCCACGCCTCGCCCACCTGCGTGCTGAGCTTCGGCGACAATGACGATTGCGTCGGCGAGCTGATCGGCAACGAGATGGGCGGCATCGTCGCGATGTTCACGATGATGAACAATGCGCGCCTGAATGTCGGCCTGCAGGGCGTCGAAGTGGCCGAACGCGCCACCCAGCGCGCCGTGGCCTATGCCCGCGAACGCATCCAGTCCGCCCGCGCCGGATCGCCCAGCCGCGAGCCCGTCGCGATCGTCGAGCATCCCGATGTGCGCCGGATGCTGATGCGGATGAAGGCCCAGACCCAGGCCGCCCGCGCGCTGGTCTATCTCGCTTTCGGCCAGCTCGACCGCGCAAATGCTGGCGATGCGAAGGCCAAGGCGCGCGTCGAGCTGCTCACCCCGCTCGCCAAGGCGCACGGCACCGATCTGGGCAACGAAGTCGCGTCGCTCGGCGTGCAGGTGCATGGCGGCATGGGCTTTATCGAGGAGACCGGCGCGGCCCAGCATTTCCGCGATGCGCGCATCTTCCCGATCTATGAAGGCACCAACGGCATCCAGGCCGCCGATCTGGTCGGGCGCAAGCTGAGCATGGACAATGGCGGGACACTGCTGAGCCTGCTCGACGAGATGCGCGGAGATGCCGAAGGGGATGCGCTGGTCAACCTGATCGACGCCTGCGACGAAGTCGCGCGCAATCTGCTCTCGTCGGACGTGGAGGACCGGCTGGCGGCAAGCTATCCTTTCCTCACCATGCTCTCCACCGCAGTTTGCGGCTGGCTGATGGAGGAATCGGGCCGCATCGCAGCGCGCTCGGAAGGTGATCCGGCCTTCCTGAAGATGAAGCAGGCCACCGCACGCTTCTATGTCGAGCAGATCGTCCCCGAGGCTCTGGGGCTGAAGGCCGCGGCGATGGCGAAGGCTGAAATGCTCTACGCGATCGATGCGGAGACGTTCGCGGCATAATATCACCCGGTCGCGGTGAGAGGCGTGGCTAAATCCCCCGCCCCTCATCCGCATCGAACAGCGTCAGGTCACGCGCGCCGATACCCAGCCCCGGCCATGCCGCGCGCCACGCCCGGATGTGATCCACCTGCCCGTGCGCGGCCAGCGCTTCGGCCGTTTCCCAATGCTCGGTCACATGGATCAGGCCGGGCTCGAGCACGTCCTCGCCATAGCTGTAATGCAGGCATCCCGCTTCGGCCCGGCTCGCGGCGATCATCGCCGCCATCACCGGGCGGGCAGCATCGAGATTGGCAGGCGGCACCCGGAACGTGCCGGTGATGACCAGCATCAGTCCTTCGCGGGCCTCAGGCTCTCGCCCGCACGACCGCCGCGCAGCGAGGTGACCCAGCTCAGCGGATTGATCGCCGAACCGCTGCCGTCATAGCTGTGTGTCACGAATTCCGCGCGCCCGCCCAGACTCTCGACCGGCACCGCGCCGCCCAGCCCGGTCGGTAGCGGAAAGCGGCTGTCGGCCGACTGGTCGCGATTGTCGCCCATCAGAAACACATGCCCGGCGGGCACGGTCACTGGCCCGAAATTGTCGCCGAAGCTCAGATAGTCGGGTCCCAGATCGATCGTGTCATAGCTGACCCCGTTGGGCAGCGTCTCGCGGAACAGCGGCAGCTCGCAATGCAGCTTGCCGTCCGCGCCTTGCCGCTGGAACTTCCCCAGTACCCCGTCGCACGGCAGGTTCGCATCGACCGGCAGCATCGCCGTGCCGTGCGCCACGCGCTTCACCTCGCGGCCGTTGAGGATCACCACGCCGTTCTGTACGGCGATCGTATCGCCGGGCAGGCCGATCACGCGCTTGATCAGGTCCGCCCCGTCGCCCAGCCGCGCCACCGTCACGATGTCGCCGCGCTCGGGCAGGCTACCGAGCAACCGGCCGGGGATCACCGTCGATCCGTGGATCGAAGGCGAAGCGTAGGACCAGCCATAGGGATATTTGGTCACCACCAGCCGGTCGCCCTTCACGAGAGCGGGCATCATCGAACTGGACGGGATGTAGAAAGGCTTGGCCGCCACGGTCTGGAAGGTGAAGACCCCCGCGAACAGCAGGATGACGAAGCGGATCGTCGATCGCCAGGAACCCGGATTTGGCTCGCCTTGCGACGGCTGGGGTTCGGGCAAGTCGCTCACGGGATCAGGCCAGTTCGCGGTCCAGCAGCTCGTTCGCGTCGAGCCCTAGCAGCGCGATATGTTCGCGCACGCGGGGCCACATGCCGTTCAGGAACCGCTCGCGCTCGGCGATGCGCAGCCGCTCGACCGTGCCGGGCAGCACGAACATGCCCACGCCGCGGCGAACCTCGACATAGCCATCGTCCTGGAAGCTCTGATAGGCCTTCGCCACGGTCAGCGGATTCGCGCCATGCTCGGCGGCCAGCGCGCGCACCGAAGGAAGCTGGTCCCCCGCGCGGAACTGTCCCCGCAGGATGGCTGCGGCGATCGTCGCACGGAGCTTCAGATATACCGGGCTGTCGTCATGTTCGAGCGCTGTCATGGTGTGATAATACACCAAATACAGTGTCCGTCCAGCGCCATTTTCAGCCGCCGTTGGGCGATGGCGACCAGATCTGTGCGATTTCGGACAGGGCCGGACGGGGCCGTTCCTCAAGCTCGCGCGCCGGCGTTCCGATGAACATGAACCCGGCGATCTTCTCGCCTTCCTTGCCGAACAGGTCGCGCACCGCGTCCGAATAGGTCGCCCATCCGGTCAGCCAGCCGCCGGCGAAGCCCATTGCGTGGACGGCGTGGAGCAGGTTCATGCACGCCGCGCCCGCCGACAATTCCTGCTCCCACACCGGCACCTTATGCCCCTGAACCGGGGTGGAAAGCACCACCACCAGCGCGGGCGCCTGAGTCGCGAACTGCGCCGCCGCCTCCACGTCGCGCGGACCGGCATCGGCCTTTTCCGCCATCACGATCTCGCCCAGCTTCGCCGCCAGCGCCGCGCGCGCATCGTCGGGCACGATCACGAAGCGCCACGGGAACAGCTTGCCATGATCGGGCGTGCGCGATGCGATCGCCACCATCTCGTGCAGCTGGTCGAGGTCCGGGCCCGGCGCGATCAGGTCGCGCGGCTTGCCCGACCGGCGAGTCTTCAGGAGCGACAGCGGCGTAGTGCGATCGTTGAATATCATGCCGCCCAGCTAGGCGGCTCCGCGCCATTGCACAATGCGCAGGCCGTGAAACCTATCGGTCACAATGCGCTTGGCATCACGGATTGAGGCGTTAGGTTCCCAACCCATTCATCGTCCTAGCGGAATTGCGCAGGGCGAGCGCTATTCAAAGGGATACAACCTTGCCTCAATTCAAACCGATGGCCCTATGGGCGGAAGCGGACTGGATCGCCGCAATCGCGACGATCATGCTCTTCGTCTTCCTTGGCGCGGGCGCGCTGATCGCCAGCAGCCGGAAGCCGGAGTTCGCCGGGCACCCCAAGGGCCTGTACATGCTCTTCTTCGCCGAGATGTGGGAGCGTTTCTCCTACTACGGCATGCGCGCCATCCTGGTCTTCTATCTGGCTCAGCACTGGCTCTACTCCGAAGCCAAGTCCAACGTGATCTACGGCGCCTATACTGCGCTGGTGTACATCACGCCGGTGCTCGGCGGCTATCTGGCCGATCGCTATCTGGGTCAGCGCAAGGCAGTGCTGTTCGGCGGCCTGCTGCTTGCCGTCGGCCATTCGCTGATGGCGGTGGAAGGCACCGGCGGCCAGGACGACCCGACGATCAACGTCTTTTGGGCGGCACTCGCCTTCATCATCGTCGGCTCGGGCTTCCTGAAGGCCAACATCTCGGTGATGGTGGGCCAGCTGTACAAGTTGACCGACACGCGCCGCGATGCGGCCTATACGATCTTCTACATGGGCATCAATGTCGGCGCCGCGCTCGGCACGATCCTGGTCGCCTATCTCGGCCAGACGATCGGCTGGGGCTTCGGCTTCGGTCTTGCCGGCATCGGGATGCTCGCGGGTCTGGTCGTGTTCGTGCTCGGCAAGGGCGCGCTGAACGGCGCGGGCGAAGCGCCGGCGCCGCTGGCGCGCAACCGCGAGATGATGCTGTATGGCGTCGGCTTCGCGTCGGTCGCAGTGATCTGGGCGCTGGTCCAGTATCAGGACGTGATCCAGGGCCTGCTCGCCGTCTCGGGCATCGCGCTGCTCGGCTATGTTCTCTTCGAGAGCTTCAAGCTGCCCAAGGAAGCGCGCGAGCGGATGTTCGCGATCCTGTTCCTGATTTCGCTCAACCCGATCTTCTGGGGCCTGTTCGAGCAGGCGGGCGGTTCGATGAACCAGTTCACCGACAAGTTCGTCGATCGCAGCGGCGTGCCGGCGGGCATCTTCCAGTCGATCAATCCGATCTACATCATCCTCTTCGCGCCGCTGTTCGCCGCGGTGTGGCAGATGCTCGCCAAGCGCGGGCTCGAGCCCTCGGCGCCGGCGAAGTTCGGCATCGCGCTGCTTCAGATGGGTCTCGCCAATCTGGTGCTGGTGTGGGGCGCCAAGGCGTGGGGCATCGAAGTGATGACTCCGGTGATCCTGGTCTTCGCCTATTATCTGCTGGCGACCACCGCGGAGCTCTGCCTCTCGCCGGTCGGCCTGTCGGCGATGAACCGGCTCGCGCCGAAATACCTCGCCTCGCTCATCATGGGCGCCTGGTTCTACATGACGGCTGTCGGCAACTTCGTCGCCGGCAAGATCGGCGAAGCCACCGGCGGTCATGACGGCGTGATCACCAAGTCCGGCCTGCTGAGCATCTATGACATGTTCGGCTGGATCGCGATTGGCGTGGGCGTCGTGGTGCTGCTGCTCAGCCCGATCGTGAAGCGGTGGATGCACCTCGACACGCTGAAGGACGACCAGCTGGCCGGCGAATCCGAGCTGGGCGAGCCGCAAGCTGCCGGCATCAAGACCGACGGCGAGACTCGCTGACCGGAGACGGGTCGCCTTGACCCTCACCGAACGCACCGAGGCGGTCCTGCAGTCCCTGCAGGCCGCCTCTTTGCTTTCGTACCGCGAGCGGATGGGGCCGAAATTCGGCATCCATGTCGAGCAGGCATGGGGCGTGCCGATGGCAGCGATCCAGGCAATCGCAAAGCCGCTGCGGAACGACCATGAACTGGCTGAGTCGCTATGGCAGAGCGGCTGGTACGAAGCGCGGCTCGCCGCGATCCTGATCGACGATGCCGCGAAGGTGACGCCGGAGCAGATGGACCGCTGGCGCGCCGGTTTCGACAATTGGGGCGTGACCGACACCGCCTGCTTCAAACTGTTCGACCGGGTGCCTCATGCACCCGCCAAGGTCGCCGAATGGGCGCGGCTGAACGACGAGTTCGGCAGGCGGGCAGGCTTCGCGCTGCTTGCCTGCCTCGCGCTGCACGGAAAGCAGGCCGATTACCTCGGCGGGTTGAAGCTGATCGAAGGCGCAGCGACCGACGAGCGCAATTTCGTGAAGAAGGGCGTCAACTGGGCGCTGCGC harbors:
- the galE gene encoding UDP-glucose 4-epimerase GalE, with translation MREGSVLVTGGAGYIGSHAVLALLDAGWKVVVVDNLVTGFDWAVDKRASLVVANIEDDDKVRAAMRDHDVVAVMHFAGSVVVPESVENPLKYYRNNTVASRALIESAVACGVKHFIFSSTAATYGIPEVVPVQEDSPRVPINPYGMSKLMTEFMLKDVAAAHPINYCALRYFNVAGADPQGRSGQSTAGATHLIKVAVEAAIGKRSHVGVFGTDFDTPDGTGVRDYIHVTDLAAAHVNALDLLIADPATSHTMNAGYGRGFSVLQVLDAVDRVTNLQIDRRLEGRRAGDPDALVADNSRILAALPWRPKHDDLDGIVKDALAWERKLAER
- the msrA gene encoding peptide-methionine (S)-S-oxide reductase MsrA — translated: MTIETATLAGGCFWCTEAVFNDVIGVEKVESGYVGGHVDSPTYKQVCGGDTGHAEAIRISFDTDLLSYGDLLDMFLGTHDPTQLNRQGNDVGTQYRSAIFPHSPEQETEAKAAIQRAQPDWPAPIVTTIEPLGTWWPAEDYHQQYWEGEGQRNPYCLAVIPPKLKKLRKSFAARSKAAAEG
- the aqpZ gene encoding aquaporin Z, whose protein sequence is MTNVQRGLAELIGTFWLVFGGCGSAVLAAGLQDVGIGFAGVSLAFGLTVLTMAYSIGHISGCHLNPAVTIGLWAGGRFPAKDIPLYVIAQVLGAVLAAGLLWYVASGAPDYAGGLASNGFGDHSPGGYTFEAAMTIEVVLTFIFVLVIMGSTDSRAPAGFAPIAIGLCLTLIHLISIPVTNTSVNPARSTGPALLEGGIALEQLVWFWVAPIVGALIGGVVYRALGADATVRPPVEGAALPGKED
- a CDS encoding L-threonylcarbamoyladenylate synthase — encoded protein: MTTTNPLVLPYGEAAIAEAARVIRAGGCVAVPTETVYGLAADATDSRAVAGIYEAKGRPSFNPLIVHVSDLAAAQRIAVFDDIARDLAARFWPGPLTLVLPVRPEAGIASLVTAGLDTIAIRVPRHRAMQALLAVTGKPLAAPSANVSGGISPTRAAHVAASLRERIPLVIDDGATEAGLESTIVRGTEILRPGPLTAEDLFSGEGRSPEGSIESPGPATLRPSPEHGTVVAPGQLDSHYAPSKPVRLNAAGAEDGEWLIGFGAVAGDESLSASGDLTEAAANLFDALHRADATAAATIAIAPVPETGIGIAINDRLRRAAHPR
- a CDS encoding acyl-CoA dehydrogenase, whose product is MTFTPATAEQRFVLDHIVRLHELSEEATPDLVDAVLEGVGQFAAGEWSPLERTGDTVGAKWTETGVVMPAGFVEAYKAYVEGGWGTIGSPVAYGGQGLPVSLATAVIETLGTSNIGFALAPMLTVGAIESLVHHGSQAQQDAYLPKLATGEWTGTMNLTEPQAGSDVGALRSTATPRGDGTFLIKGTKIFISFGDHDMADNIVHLVLARTPGAPAGTKGISLFLVPKYRLNADGTPGEFNDVRTVSIEHKMGIHASPTCVLSFGDNDDCVGELIGNEMGGIVAMFTMMNNARLNVGLQGVEVAERATQRAVAYARERIQSARAGSPSREPVAIVEHPDVRRMLMRMKAQTQAARALVYLAFGQLDRANAGDAKAKARVELLTPLAKAHGTDLGNEVASLGVQVHGGMGFIEETGAAQHFRDARIFPIYEGTNGIQAADLVGRKLSMDNGGTLLSLLDEMRGDAEGDALVNLIDACDEVARNLLSSDVEDRLAASYPFLTMLSTAVCGWLMEESGRIAARSEGDPAFLKMKQATARFYVEQIVPEALGLKAAAMAKAEMLYAIDAETFAA
- a CDS encoding putative quinol monooxygenase, whose amino-acid sequence is MLVITGTFRVPPANLDAARPVMAAMIAASRAEAGCLHYSYGEDVLEPGLIHVTEHWETAEALAAHGQVDHIRAWRAAWPGLGIGARDLTLFDADEGRGI
- the lepB gene encoding signal peptidase I, whose translation is MSDLPEPQPSQGEPNPGSWRSTIRFVILLFAGVFTFQTVAAKPFYIPSSSMMPALVKGDRLVVTKYPYGWSYASPSIHGSTVIPGRLLGSLPERGDIVTVARLGDGADLIKRVIGLPGDTIAVQNGVVILNGREVKRVAHGTAMLPVDANLPCDGVLGKFQRQGADGKLHCELPLFRETLPNGVSYDTIDLGPDYLSFGDNFGPVTVPAGHVFLMGDNRDQSADSRFPLPTGLGGAVPVESLGGRAEFVTHSYDGSGSAINPLSWVTSLRGGRAGESLRPAKD
- a CDS encoding GntR family transcriptional regulator yields the protein MTALEHDDSPVYLKLRATIAAAILRGQFRAGDQLPSVRALAAEHGANPLTVAKAYQSFQDDGYVEVRRGVGMFVLPGTVERLRIAERERFLNGMWPRVREHIALLGLDANELLDRELA
- a CDS encoding nitroreductase: MIFNDRTTPLSLLKTRRSGKPRDLIAPGPDLDQLHEMVAIASRTPDHGKLFPWRFVIVPDDARAALAAKLGEIVMAEKADAGPRDVEAAAQFATQAPALVVVLSTPVQGHKVPVWEQELSAGAACMNLLHAVHAMGFAGGWLTGWATYSDAVRDLFGKEGEKIAGFMFIGTPARELEERPRPALSEIAQIWSPSPNGG
- a CDS encoding oligopeptide:H+ symporter — encoded protein: MALWAEADWIAAIATIMLFVFLGAGALIASSRKPEFAGHPKGLYMLFFAEMWERFSYYGMRAILVFYLAQHWLYSEAKSNVIYGAYTALVYITPVLGGYLADRYLGQRKAVLFGGLLLAVGHSLMAVEGTGGQDDPTINVFWAALAFIIVGSGFLKANISVMVGQLYKLTDTRRDAAYTIFYMGINVGAALGTILVAYLGQTIGWGFGFGLAGIGMLAGLVVFVLGKGALNGAGEAPAPLARNREMMLYGVGFASVAVIWALVQYQDVIQGLLAVSGIALLGYVLFESFKLPKEARERMFAILFLISLNPIFWGLFEQAGGSMNQFTDKFVDRSGVPAGIFQSINPIYIILFAPLFAAVWQMLAKRGLEPSAPAKFGIALLQMGLANLVLVWGAKAWGIEVMTPVILVFAYYLLATTAELCLSPVGLSAMNRLAPKYLASLIMGAWFYMTAVGNFVAGKIGEATGGHDGVITKSGLLSIYDMFGWIAIGVGVVVLLLSPIVKRWMHLDTLKDDQLAGESELGEPQAAGIKTDGETR
- a CDS encoding DNA alkylation repair protein; its protein translation is MTLTERTEAVLQSLQAASLLSYRERMGPKFGIHVEQAWGVPMAAIQAIAKPLRNDHELAESLWQSGWYEARLAAILIDDAAKVTPEQMDRWRAGFDNWGVTDTACFKLFDRVPHAPAKVAEWARLNDEFGRRAGFALLACLALHGKQADYLGGLKLIEGAATDERNFVKKGVNWALRAIGGKKDPALRTAARETATRLAESQDRTARWNGKDALREFAKNDARAAAKDQHSARGD